From a single Couchioplanes caeruleus genomic region:
- a CDS encoding helix-turn-helix domain-containing protein, with translation MAARRQPPTARLRRLAAELKRLRAASEHTRESVEAKTGINTATLYRIETARVRPQKRTLLALLDLYGVKEPAERDKLADLTRDSTQLDWLQLYEPELPEGYQTYISFEAEASRLQNYESLYVPGLLQTEAYARAVIRGVLPTETDEGVGQRVEVRMRRQGILAKQDPVTLWAVVDEAALRRVVGGVDVMKEQLDHLVTQAKLPTITLQVLPYNAGAHPGMAGSFLVMEFPDEDPALVYAESAGGGLFLESNADVARYRATFQHLVAQALSPAETMRFIKAAADAR, from the coding sequence ATGGCGGCACGCAGGCAGCCTCCGACCGCTCGGCTACGGCGGCTCGCCGCCGAGCTGAAGCGGCTCCGAGCCGCGTCCGAACACACTCGCGAGTCCGTCGAGGCCAAGACCGGGATCAACACGGCGACCCTCTACCGGATCGAGACGGCGCGGGTCCGTCCGCAGAAGCGGACCCTGCTCGCGCTGCTGGACCTGTATGGCGTGAAGGAGCCGGCTGAGCGGGACAAGCTGGCCGACCTGACCAGGGATTCGACGCAGCTGGACTGGCTGCAGCTGTACGAGCCGGAGCTGCCCGAGGGCTACCAGACGTACATCAGCTTCGAAGCCGAGGCCTCGCGGCTGCAGAACTACGAGAGCCTCTACGTGCCTGGGCTGCTCCAGACAGAGGCTTACGCGCGAGCAGTCATCCGTGGCGTCCTGCCGACCGAAACCGACGAGGGCGTTGGGCAGCGCGTCGAAGTCCGGATGCGGCGTCAGGGCATCCTCGCGAAACAAGACCCGGTCACGCTATGGGCCGTCGTGGACGAGGCGGCTCTGCGTCGTGTCGTCGGCGGTGTGGACGTGATGAAGGAGCAACTCGACCACCTGGTCACCCAGGCGAAGCTGCCGACCATCACGCTGCAGGTCCTGCCGTACAACGCCGGTGCACATCCCGGGATGGCCGGGTCGTTCCTCGTCATGGAGTTCCCTGACGAAGATCCGGCGCTCGTCTACGCGGAGAGCGCGGGTGGGGGCTTGTTCCTCGAGTCGAACGCGGATGTCGCGCGGTACCGTGCGACGTTCCAACACCTTGTGGCCCAAGCGCTCAGCCCGGCAGAGACCATGAGGTTCATAAAAGCTGCGGCTGACGCCCGATGA
- a CDS encoding DUF397 domain-containing protein, whose translation MDLTHAEWKKSNRSGGNGNCVEVALNLPDVVAVRDTKDRDGAVLAFRSKEWQAFIAGVKSNEFDPE comes from the coding sequence ATGGACCTGACCCACGCAGAGTGGAAGAAGAGTAACCGTAGTGGCGGCAACGGCAACTGCGTCGAGGTAGCGCTCAACCTGCCGGATGTCGTGGCCGTTCGCGACACCAAAGACCGTGACGGAGCCGTGCTCGCGTTCCGCTCGAAGGAATGGCAGGCCTTCATCGCGGGCGTCAAGAGCAACG